Proteins from a single region of Orcinus orca chromosome 20, mOrcOrc1.1, whole genome shotgun sequence:
- the RIPOR1 gene encoding rho family-interacting cell polarization regulator 1 isoform X3, producing MMSLSVRPQRRLLSARVNRSQSFAGVLGSQERGPRSFPAFSPPGPPRKPPALSRVSKMFSVAHPAPKVPQPERLDLVYTTLKRGLTAYLEVHQQEQEKLQRQIRESKRNSRLGFLYDLDKQVKSIERFLRRLEFHASKIDELYEAYCVQRRLRDGAYNMVRAYSTGSPGSREARDSLAEATRGHREYTESMCLLESELEAQLGEFHLRMKGLAGFARLCVGDQYEICMKYGRQRWKLRGRIEGSGKQVWDSEETVFLPLLTEFLSIKVTELKGLANHVVVGSVSCETKDLFAALPQVVAVDINDLGTIKLSLEVTWSPFDKDDQPSAASTVNKASTVTKRFSTYSQSPPDTPSLREQAFYNMLRRQEELENGTAWSLSSESSDDSSSPQLSGTARHSSAPRPLVQQPEPLPIQVAFRRAETSTSGTVDEEGAMAPALANGHAPYSRTLSHISEASVDAALAEASVEAAGQESLVQGPSPPAHPGPTHGEHPSPVPSALDPGHSAISPALSTTGPAHTSTDPAPSAHLDSVNKTINSSSPELPDPTHTTTSATSSVVSPTHSAPSLTHTTTVSTHKTVVSTITITGPTPSTTGSVQTTTSPTHKPMLSTVTPVAPVPNTTDPVQTTTSLSHTVTNLTHTVTSPTNKHVISTLSTAGPTPSTTHPAQTTTSPTHTTTSPTHTTASPTHTTISPTHTATSPTHTITSPAHTIISPANTTASSTHTTTSSTHTTATPTHTARISTHTATPNAKDPVQITGSPPHSVTSPTLITVSPSTFLDLATLSNPSANTDPPLPGIDPLSCSYPASTSCTQADPIALSTSHPSPTCSSWEPLTSPSPKLPEAICQSPSPPPSPLAPVPQHSDPRVARAAQAPVPGAAGGAGDRKLEEALGALMAALDDYRGQFPELQGLEQEVTRLESLLMQRQGLTRSRASSLSITVEHALESFSFLNEDEDNDSPGDRPPNSPEPGAEDSLDSPSARPLSTECPALDTALVQHLYHCSCLLLKLGTFGPLRCQEAWALERLLREARVLEAVCELSRRWEIPATSAQEVVQFSASRPGFLIFWDQCTEGLSPFICPVERVLLTFCNQYGARLSLRQPGLAEAVCVKFLEDALGQKLPRRPQSGPGEQLTVFQFWSYFEALDSSSMEAYVTETAEEVLLVRNLNSDDQAVVLKALRLAPEGRLRRDGLRALSSLLVHGNNKVMAAVSTQLRSLSLGPAFRERALLCFLDQLEDEDVQTRVAGCLALGCIKAPEGIEPLVYLCQTDTEAVREAARQSLQQCGEEGQSAHRRLEESLDALPRIFGPGSMASTAF from the exons ATGATGTCCCTGTCGGTGCGGCCGCAGCGTCGCCTGCTCAGCGCCCGGGTCAATAGGAGCCAGTCCTTCGCAGGCGTCCTCGGCAGCCAGGAGCGGGGGCCCAG AAGCTTCCCAGCCTTCAGTCCCCCGGGGCCCCCACGGAAGCCCCCAGCGCTCTCCCGAGTGTCCAAGATGTTTTCAGTGGCGCACCCGGCCCCCAAGGTCCCACAGCCTGAGCGGCTGGACCTGGTGTACACGACGCTCAAGCGAGGCCTGAC GGCCTATTTGGAAGTGCACCAGCAGGAGCAGGAGAAACTCCAAAGACAGATAAGGGAGTCCAAGAGGAATTCTCGCCTG GGCTTCCTGTATGACTTAGACAAG CAAGTCAAGTCCATTGAACGCTTCCTACGACGGCTGGAGTTCCACGCCAGCAAG ATCGACGAGCTGTACGAGGCATACTGTGTCCAGCGGCGTCTCCGGGATGGCGCCTACAACATGGTCCGTGCCTACAGCACCGGCTCCCCAGGGAGCCGTGAGGCCCGGGACAGCCTGGCCGAGGCTACTCGGGGGCATCGGGAGTACACAGAG AGCATGTGCCTGCTGGAGAGTGAGCTGGAAGCACAGCTGGGCGAGTTCCATCTCCGGATGAAAG GGCTGGCCGGCTTCGCCAGGCTATGTGTGGGCGATCAGTATGAG ATCTGCATGAAATATGGGCGTCAGCGCTGGAAACTACGGGGCCGCATAGAGGGTAGTGGAAAGCAGGTGTGGGACAGTGAGGAAACCGTCTTTCTTCCTCTGCTCACGGAGTTCCTGTCCATCAAG GTGACAGAACTGAAGGGCCTGGCCAACCATGTGGTTGTAGGCAGCGTCTCCTGTGAGACCAAGGATCTGTTCGCTGCCCTGCCCCAGGTTGTAGCTGTGGACATTAATGACCTCGGCACCATCAAGCTCAGCCTGGAAGTCACGTGGAG TCCCTTCGACAAGGATGACCAGCCCTCAGCCGCTTCTACTGTCAACAAGGCCTCCACAGTCACCAAGCGCTTCTCCACCTATAGCCAGAGCCCACCAGACACGCCCTCACTTCGGGAACAGGCCTTCTAT aATATGCTGAGGCGGCAGGAGGAGCTGGAGAATGGGACAGCGTGGTCCCTGTCGTCCGAATCTTCCGATGACTCCTCTAGCCCACAGCTCTCAGGCACTGCGCGCCACTCCTCAGCCCCCAGGCCCCTGGTGCAGCAGCCTGAGCCTCTGCCCATCCAGGTTGCCTTCCGTAGGGCTGAGACCTCCACTTCTGGAACCGTGGATGAGGAGGGGGCCAtggccccagccctggccaaTGGGCATGCCCCCTACAGCCGGACTCTGAGCCATATCAGTGAGGCCAGTGTGGATGCTGCCCTGGCTGAGGCTTCAGTGGAGGCTGCAGGCCAAGAAAGTCTAGTTCAGGGACCCAGCCCACCTGCACATCCAGGTCCCACACATGGGGAGCACCCTAGTCCTGTCCCTTCTGCCCTGGACCCTGGCCATTCTGCCATAAGCCCCGCTCTCAGTACAACAGGCCCTGCCCACACATCTACAGACCCTGCCCCCTCCGCACACCTAGACTCAGTTAACAAGACCATAAATTCTAGCTCTCCTGAATTGCCAGACCCCACCCACACCACTACAAGCGCCACCTCTAGTGTTGTAAGCCCTACCCATAGTGCTCCAAGCCTTACTCACACTACCACAGTTTCTACCCACAAGACTGTGGTCTCTACCATCACTATTACAGGCCCTACCCCCAGTACCACAGGGTCAGTCCAGACCACCACAAGTCCCACCCACAAGCCGATGCTTTCTACCGTCACTCCTGTAGCTCCTGTCCCCAATACTACAGACCCAGTCCAGACCACCACAAGCCTCAGCCACACTGTCACAAACCTGACACACACTGTCACAAGCCCCACCAACAAACACGTGATCTCTACCCTCTCTACTGCAGGCCCTACCCCCAGTACCACACACCCAGCCCAGACTACCACAAGCCCCACCCACACTACTACTAGCCCCACCCATACTACTGCAAGCCCTACCCATACCACCATAAGCCCCACCCACACTGCTACAAGCCCTACCCATACCATAACAAGCCCCGCCCATACCATAATAAGCCCTGCCAACACTACTGCAAGCTCTACCCACACCACCACAAGCAGTACCCACACTACTGCAACCCCTACTCACACAGCCAGGATTTCAACTCACACCGCTACACCCAATGCTAAGGACCCAGTCCAGATCACCGGGAGTCCTCCCCATTCTGTCACAAGTCCCACGCTTATAACTGTAAGCCCTTCCACTTTTCTAGACCTTGCCACGCTCTCCAACCCCTCTGCAAACACAGACCCTCCCCTCCCAGGCATCGACCCCCTGTCCTGTAGCTACCCAGCCTCCACTTCCTGCACTCAGGCAGACCCCATAGCCCTCAGCACCTCCCACCCAAGTCCTACCTGCTCCAGTTGGGAACCCCTCACAAGCCCTTCCCCAAAACTCCCAGAAGCCATCTGTCAGAGCCCAagtccccctccctcacccctagCCCCTGTGCCCCAGCATTCAGACCCTAGAGTGGCCAGGGCTGCCCAGGCCCCAGTTCCAGGGGCAGCTGGAGGTGCTGGGGACAGGAAACTGGAAGAGGCACTGGGGGCCCTAATGGCTGCCCTGGATGACTATCGTGGCCAGTTTCCTGAGCTGCAGGGCCTGGAGCAGGAGGTGACCCGGCTGGAGAGTCTGCTTATG CAGAGACAAGGCCTGACTCGCAGCCGGGCCTCCAGTCTTAGCATCACTGTGGAGCATGCCCTGGAGAGCTTCAGCTTCCTCAATGAAGATGAAGACAATGACAGTCCTGGGGACAG GCCCCCAAACAGCCCGGAGCCTGGGGCTGAGGACAGCCTCGACTCACCTAGTGCCCGACCCCTCAGCACAGAGTGTCCAGCTCTGGACACTGCCTTGGTCCAGCATCTGTACCACTGCAGCTGCCTCCTGCTG aaactgggcacaTTTGGGCCCCTGCGCTGCCAAGAGGCATGGGCCCTGGAGCGACTACTACGGGAGGCCCGAGTGCTCGAAGCAGTATGTGAGCTTAGCAGGCGATGGGAAATCCCTGCCACCTCTGCCCAGGAAG TGGTGCAGTTCTCGGCCTCCCGGCCCGGCTTCCTGATCTTCTGGGACCAATGTACAGAGGGACTCAGCCCCTTCATCTGCCCCGTGGAGCGGGTGCTCCTCACCTTCTGCAATCAGTACGGCGCCCGTCTCTCCCTGCGCCAGCCAGGCTTAGCTGAGGCTG TGTGTGTCAAGTTCCTGGAGGATGCCCTGGGGCAGAAGCTGCCCCGGAGGCCCCAGTCAGGCCCTGGAGAGCAGCTCACCGTCTTCCAGTTCTGGAGTTACTTCGAAGCCTTGGACAGCTCCTCCATGGAGGCCTATGTGACCGAGACTGCCGAGGAGG TGTTACTGGTGCGGAATCTGAACTCAGATGACCAGGCTGTGGTGCTGAAAGCCCTGAGGTTGGCACCTGAGGGGCGGCTTCGAAGGGATGGGCTCCGGGCCCTCAGCTCCCTGCTTGTCCATGGCAACAACAAGGTCATGGCTGCTGTCAGCACTCAGCTCCGGAGCCTGTCACTGGGCCCTGCCTTCCGGGAAAGG GCTCTACTCTGCTTCCTGGACCAGCTCGAGGATGAGGATGTGCAGACTAGAGTGGCTGGCTGTTTGGCCCTGGGCTGCATCAAG GCTCCTGAAGGCATTGAGCCCCTGGTGTACCTGTGCCAAACGGACACAGAAGCCGTGAGGGAAGCAGCTCGGCAGAGCCTGCAGCAATGCG GAGAAGAGGGACAGTCTGCCCATCGACGGCTGGAGGAGTCACTGGATGCCCTGCCCCGCATCTTCGGGCCCGGCAGCATGGCCAGCACGGCATTTTAA
- the RIPOR1 gene encoding rho family-interacting cell polarization regulator 1 isoform X2 yields the protein MNSKKRGSPARTHSMMSLSVRPQRRLLSARVNRSQSFAGVLGSQERGPRSFPAFSPPGPPRKPPALSRVSKMFSVAHPAPKVPQPERLDLVYTTLKRGLTAYLEVHQQEQEKLQRQIRESKRNSRLGFLYDLDKQVKSIERFLRRLEFHASKIDELYEAYCVQRRLRDGAYNMVRAYSTGSPGSREARDSLAEATRGHREYTESMCLLESELEAQLGEFHLRMKGLAGFARLCVGDQYEICMKYGRQRWKLRGRIEGSGKQVWDSEETVFLPLLTEFLSIKVTELKGLANHVVVGSVSCETKDLFAALPQVVAVDINDLGTIKLSLEVTWSPFDKDDQPSAASTVNKASTVTKRFSTYSQSPPDTPSLREQAFYNMLRRQEELENGTAWSLSSESSDDSSSPQLSGTARHSSAPRPLVQQPEPLPIQVAFRRAETSTSGTVDEEGAMAPALANGHAPYSRTLSHISEASVDAALAEASVEAAGQESLVQGPSPPAHPGPTHGEHPSPVPSALDPGHSAISPALSTTGPAHTSTDPAPSAHLDSVNKTINSSSPELPDPTHTTTSATSSVVSPTHSAPSLTHTTTVSTHKTVVSTITITGPTPSTTGSVQTTTSPTHKPMLSTVTPVAPVPNTTDPVQTTTSLSHTVTNLTHTVTSPTNKHVISTLSTAGPTPSTTHPAQTTTSPTHTTTSPTHTTASPTHTTISPTHTATSPTHTITSPAHTIISPANTTASSTHTTTSSTHTTATPTHTARISTHTATPNAKDPVQITGSPPHSVTSPTLITVSPSTFLDLATLSNPSANTDPPLPGIDPLSCSYPASTSCTQADPIALSTSHPSPTCSSWEPLTSPSPKLPEAICQSPSPPPSPLAPVPQHSDPRVARAAQAPVPGAAGGAGDRKLEEALGALMAALDDYRGQFPELQGLEQEVTRLESLLMRQGLTRSRASSLSITVEHALESFSFLNEDEDNDSPGDRPPNSPEPGAEDSLDSPSARPLSTECPALDTALVQHLYHCSCLLLKLGTFGPLRCQEAWALERLLREARVLEAVCELSRRWEIPATSAQEVVQFSASRPGFLIFWDQCTEGLSPFICPVERVLLTFCNQYGARLSLRQPGLAEAVCVKFLEDALGQKLPRRPQSGPGEQLTVFQFWSYFEALDSSSMEAYVTETAEEVLLVRNLNSDDQAVVLKALRLAPEGRLRRDGLRALSSLLVHGNNKVMAAVSTQLRSLSLGPAFRERALLCFLDQLEDEDVQTRVAGCLALGCIKAPEGIEPLVYLCQTDTEAVREAARQSLQQCGEEGQSAHRRLEESLDALPRIFGPGSMASTAF from the exons ATGAACTCCAAGAAGAGAG GGAGCCCCGCGCGGACTCATTCCATGATGTCCCTGTCGGTGCGGCCGCAGCGTCGCCTGCTCAGCGCCCGGGTCAATAGGAGCCAGTCCTTCGCAGGCGTCCTCGGCAGCCAGGAGCGGGGGCCCAG AAGCTTCCCAGCCTTCAGTCCCCCGGGGCCCCCACGGAAGCCCCCAGCGCTCTCCCGAGTGTCCAAGATGTTTTCAGTGGCGCACCCGGCCCCCAAGGTCCCACAGCCTGAGCGGCTGGACCTGGTGTACACGACGCTCAAGCGAGGCCTGAC GGCCTATTTGGAAGTGCACCAGCAGGAGCAGGAGAAACTCCAAAGACAGATAAGGGAGTCCAAGAGGAATTCTCGCCTG GGCTTCCTGTATGACTTAGACAAG CAAGTCAAGTCCATTGAACGCTTCCTACGACGGCTGGAGTTCCACGCCAGCAAG ATCGACGAGCTGTACGAGGCATACTGTGTCCAGCGGCGTCTCCGGGATGGCGCCTACAACATGGTCCGTGCCTACAGCACCGGCTCCCCAGGGAGCCGTGAGGCCCGGGACAGCCTGGCCGAGGCTACTCGGGGGCATCGGGAGTACACAGAG AGCATGTGCCTGCTGGAGAGTGAGCTGGAAGCACAGCTGGGCGAGTTCCATCTCCGGATGAAAG GGCTGGCCGGCTTCGCCAGGCTATGTGTGGGCGATCAGTATGAG ATCTGCATGAAATATGGGCGTCAGCGCTGGAAACTACGGGGCCGCATAGAGGGTAGTGGAAAGCAGGTGTGGGACAGTGAGGAAACCGTCTTTCTTCCTCTGCTCACGGAGTTCCTGTCCATCAAG GTGACAGAACTGAAGGGCCTGGCCAACCATGTGGTTGTAGGCAGCGTCTCCTGTGAGACCAAGGATCTGTTCGCTGCCCTGCCCCAGGTTGTAGCTGTGGACATTAATGACCTCGGCACCATCAAGCTCAGCCTGGAAGTCACGTGGAG TCCCTTCGACAAGGATGACCAGCCCTCAGCCGCTTCTACTGTCAACAAGGCCTCCACAGTCACCAAGCGCTTCTCCACCTATAGCCAGAGCCCACCAGACACGCCCTCACTTCGGGAACAGGCCTTCTAT aATATGCTGAGGCGGCAGGAGGAGCTGGAGAATGGGACAGCGTGGTCCCTGTCGTCCGAATCTTCCGATGACTCCTCTAGCCCACAGCTCTCAGGCACTGCGCGCCACTCCTCAGCCCCCAGGCCCCTGGTGCAGCAGCCTGAGCCTCTGCCCATCCAGGTTGCCTTCCGTAGGGCTGAGACCTCCACTTCTGGAACCGTGGATGAGGAGGGGGCCAtggccccagccctggccaaTGGGCATGCCCCCTACAGCCGGACTCTGAGCCATATCAGTGAGGCCAGTGTGGATGCTGCCCTGGCTGAGGCTTCAGTGGAGGCTGCAGGCCAAGAAAGTCTAGTTCAGGGACCCAGCCCACCTGCACATCCAGGTCCCACACATGGGGAGCACCCTAGTCCTGTCCCTTCTGCCCTGGACCCTGGCCATTCTGCCATAAGCCCCGCTCTCAGTACAACAGGCCCTGCCCACACATCTACAGACCCTGCCCCCTCCGCACACCTAGACTCAGTTAACAAGACCATAAATTCTAGCTCTCCTGAATTGCCAGACCCCACCCACACCACTACAAGCGCCACCTCTAGTGTTGTAAGCCCTACCCATAGTGCTCCAAGCCTTACTCACACTACCACAGTTTCTACCCACAAGACTGTGGTCTCTACCATCACTATTACAGGCCCTACCCCCAGTACCACAGGGTCAGTCCAGACCACCACAAGTCCCACCCACAAGCCGATGCTTTCTACCGTCACTCCTGTAGCTCCTGTCCCCAATACTACAGACCCAGTCCAGACCACCACAAGCCTCAGCCACACTGTCACAAACCTGACACACACTGTCACAAGCCCCACCAACAAACACGTGATCTCTACCCTCTCTACTGCAGGCCCTACCCCCAGTACCACACACCCAGCCCAGACTACCACAAGCCCCACCCACACTACTACTAGCCCCACCCATACTACTGCAAGCCCTACCCATACCACCATAAGCCCCACCCACACTGCTACAAGCCCTACCCATACCATAACAAGCCCCGCCCATACCATAATAAGCCCTGCCAACACTACTGCAAGCTCTACCCACACCACCACAAGCAGTACCCACACTACTGCAACCCCTACTCACACAGCCAGGATTTCAACTCACACCGCTACACCCAATGCTAAGGACCCAGTCCAGATCACCGGGAGTCCTCCCCATTCTGTCACAAGTCCCACGCTTATAACTGTAAGCCCTTCCACTTTTCTAGACCTTGCCACGCTCTCCAACCCCTCTGCAAACACAGACCCTCCCCTCCCAGGCATCGACCCCCTGTCCTGTAGCTACCCAGCCTCCACTTCCTGCACTCAGGCAGACCCCATAGCCCTCAGCACCTCCCACCCAAGTCCTACCTGCTCCAGTTGGGAACCCCTCACAAGCCCTTCCCCAAAACTCCCAGAAGCCATCTGTCAGAGCCCAagtccccctccctcacccctagCCCCTGTGCCCCAGCATTCAGACCCTAGAGTGGCCAGGGCTGCCCAGGCCCCAGTTCCAGGGGCAGCTGGAGGTGCTGGGGACAGGAAACTGGAAGAGGCACTGGGGGCCCTAATGGCTGCCCTGGATGACTATCGTGGCCAGTTTCCTGAGCTGCAGGGCCTGGAGCAGGAGGTGACCCGGCTGGAGAGTCTGCTTATG AGACAAGGCCTGACTCGCAGCCGGGCCTCCAGTCTTAGCATCACTGTGGAGCATGCCCTGGAGAGCTTCAGCTTCCTCAATGAAGATGAAGACAATGACAGTCCTGGGGACAG GCCCCCAAACAGCCCGGAGCCTGGGGCTGAGGACAGCCTCGACTCACCTAGTGCCCGACCCCTCAGCACAGAGTGTCCAGCTCTGGACACTGCCTTGGTCCAGCATCTGTACCACTGCAGCTGCCTCCTGCTG aaactgggcacaTTTGGGCCCCTGCGCTGCCAAGAGGCATGGGCCCTGGAGCGACTACTACGGGAGGCCCGAGTGCTCGAAGCAGTATGTGAGCTTAGCAGGCGATGGGAAATCCCTGCCACCTCTGCCCAGGAAG TGGTGCAGTTCTCGGCCTCCCGGCCCGGCTTCCTGATCTTCTGGGACCAATGTACAGAGGGACTCAGCCCCTTCATCTGCCCCGTGGAGCGGGTGCTCCTCACCTTCTGCAATCAGTACGGCGCCCGTCTCTCCCTGCGCCAGCCAGGCTTAGCTGAGGCTG TGTGTGTCAAGTTCCTGGAGGATGCCCTGGGGCAGAAGCTGCCCCGGAGGCCCCAGTCAGGCCCTGGAGAGCAGCTCACCGTCTTCCAGTTCTGGAGTTACTTCGAAGCCTTGGACAGCTCCTCCATGGAGGCCTATGTGACCGAGACTGCCGAGGAGG TGTTACTGGTGCGGAATCTGAACTCAGATGACCAGGCTGTGGTGCTGAAAGCCCTGAGGTTGGCACCTGAGGGGCGGCTTCGAAGGGATGGGCTCCGGGCCCTCAGCTCCCTGCTTGTCCATGGCAACAACAAGGTCATGGCTGCTGTCAGCACTCAGCTCCGGAGCCTGTCACTGGGCCCTGCCTTCCGGGAAAGG GCTCTACTCTGCTTCCTGGACCAGCTCGAGGATGAGGATGTGCAGACTAGAGTGGCTGGCTGTTTGGCCCTGGGCTGCATCAAG GCTCCTGAAGGCATTGAGCCCCTGGTGTACCTGTGCCAAACGGACACAGAAGCCGTGAGGGAAGCAGCTCGGCAGAGCCTGCAGCAATGCG GAGAAGAGGGACAGTCTGCCCATCGACGGCTGGAGGAGTCACTGGATGCCCTGCCCCGCATCTTCGGGCCCGGCAGCATGGCCAGCACGGCATTTTAA